AGTCATTTTGGGTACCACTTTCAATAGCTTTTGGGTCTATGGTTTTCCTGTACTTGTTGGGGTTTTTAGCTGATATAAATTTTCTTATTTTTAAAGTATCTTCTACTTACTTAGAGATAGCATTTCTACCTATATGTGTTGGGTTGATTCTGGGGGTTGTTAGTGAGCAAATTATTAAGCATAGAACAAAAAGCAATATATAAAAATAATCTGGTAGTTTACCTCTTAAATCGTTTTTGGCCACTACCGTAGCAAGGGGATATAAAATTGGAGAAACAGAGTGTTTTGCAACCATTTTTAGGTACTGTTTTAATTTATTTTGCATTTTTGTACTTATATTTGTTTGATCATCTCACTGGGATGGATTTTGCTTTATTGTTGTTATTGCTGACAGTAACTAACATAATGTTCGTTTTTGTTACCTTAAAATTAAAAGAGTTGAGACGTGCATTTATATATTCGGCTTTATTGACCTTTATACTTTTTAACTATGAATTTTCTACATTTATCCTCGATGAAACAGAGTCAATTGTAACTTTTTATCAACCGTCAGAAGAAGTGGTACCTAACACCGGCATATATGTTTTGGGAGTTGGAAGTGCAGAGTTGGGGAAGGGAGCAACCTTACACTTTTATAATGAAGCAGACAGATTTGAAAATATTACTGCTACTAATATTATTCGCTATCGAAGTAAGAATACTGGGATTTTTGAGCTTTTAAACTTGAAGCTGA
This window of the Sutcliffiella horikoshii genome carries:
- a CDS encoding ATPase — encoded protein: MKKSNNSRRVKMRKSFWVPLSIAFGSMVFLYLLGFLADINFLIFKVSSTYLEIAFLPICVGLILGVVSEQIIKHRTKSNI
- a CDS encoding S16 family serine protease, with the translated sequence MEKQSVLQPFLGTVLIYFAFLYLYLFDHLTGMDFALLLLLLTVTNIMFVFVTLKLKELRRAFIYSALLTFILFNYEFSTFILDETESIVTFYQPSEEVVPNTGIYVLGVGSAELGKGATLHFYNEADRFENITATNIIRYRSKNTGIFELLNLKLNPVEDMRNSVQHYLSDTSPKIKEFLNKEGLDGNSAGLALVLSSILHEKTETNNLAIGVTGAINKRGKVKEIGLVKEKIQTAFRDGHTHVIVPQGNLKEALKAKKDLNLDIEIEGVRSVEEALRVIESWNAPRS